The DNA segment TGGAAACACACGAACTACTACGGTCATCGTCTGATCAGGTGCGGCACCCCTGCCTACACTCTGAGCACCAATAGAGGATCCATGAAATGTGAACTGTAACTGTCCGACTGGATCGACCTGCTGAACACTGCATCCAATCAGTGACAAGGAGAAAACCAGTAATCCGGTAAATGTGTGCAATTTGCTCATAAAAATAGCGTAGCACGCCTATTTCAAGAATTCTTTCCTTGAGCAGATTTTTCCGAACGGATAGAAGAAAAATCAACTGTCATGTTATGTGTGAGCACGTCCGCTCACCGGGTATCCTTATTCGGGAGTACCAACATCCACGCCACAGCCTGCCGGCATTAATGGGCGTGTACCCACTCAAGAACTGCCTGGTTTATTTCTTCGGCGTTCCATACAAAGGCCAGGTGACTGCTCGCAATCCATACAAGGTGTTTCTTGCATGGAAGGCTGTCGTAATACTGTTGTAGATACCCCCGGCTGAAATAACGGTCTTCCGTGGATGCAATCACAAGGGTGGGGCAGCCAAGCTGATTTCGCAGAGGGCTTGCGGAACCCAGGATAAGGAAACACAGACTGGCAATCAGCGAAAATGAAAGATCAAAGGTTCCGGGATATTGCTGCATAATGGTCTTGTACCACTGATCTTCCTCTGCAGCGTGTAGCCCATGGTATTCGGGCAGGCGGAAGGGGAGTCGGGTTCCGGGAGCGATACGCGCGATAAGTTGGATTAACGGGTATGCAATTCTGAGCAGTCTGGTATCTGCCAGGGGAGAACTGTCACGATATATTGCCGCGCCGAATTGAGAGAAGCTGCGGATGTGCGGTGCGATTCGGCTGTCCATTGCTAAAGCCTGCCCGATTATTCCCCCGGTTCCGGTACCCCCATACAGATGGATGTTAGCGCTGTAGTTTTCCTGTATGTACATGATCAGGCTCAGCATGCTCCCGGCCATGGTTTCGTAGCGAATCTCCCTGCTGCTGCCTTCGCTTCTGCCGATGCCCGGAAAATCGATGGCGAAAATATTGCAGCCGCCTTCGGTCAATCCACTCATGAAGCCCTGGCTCAGTTCGTGGGACACCGATACAACAGGCGTCATCAGGTAAATAATATTGGGAGCTGATGGATTGTCGATCGAAGCCTGTACATGAATCCGGTGGTCGTTGTGTGTCAGTGTGATATTCATATCCGGATATTACAGCGGAAGATCATAAAAGACTTGAATAAACTGACTGTTTTTAAAGACCTCTTTGAGGTTCATCCCGGTGCTGTGGGTGAATGTGCGGGTAAAATGCGCAGAATCGGAAAAGCCGGCGGCAAGAGCTGCTTCGGTAAAACTTGCTGATCTGTTCAACAGGTGTATTCCCCGGATCAGTTTCTGCATCAACAGATAGTTCCGGTATGGCAGGCCGGTATATTGCTTGAATACTGCCAGAAAACGGCTCGTAGACAGGCATGCAATCTGCGCGGCCTCGGCTGCAGACAGCCCCCAACCGTCAGGTTCCTGCATGCGTAAGACAACCCGTTGAATGCGATCGTCTCTCGGTATTTTTGCGGATGCAGGGGCGCATCCGAGCTGCCGCACCAGTTGATCGCTGGCATCCAGTAACACGCTGCTGATGCTGCACTCGACAAGCCCGGGCAATGAGAATCCGGGATCAGGAAGAGATATCCTGATGATCGGGCTGTCTGATGACTTGAGATAGTGCTTCCGGAGCAGAAAGCCGATCTCGGAGGATGGATCGAAAAGAAGGCTGAAATAGGGATCGCCACCCGATTCGAGCCCGTGCAAGCAGTTTGGTGCGATGATCTGTACGTCCAGTGATCCCGGTTCAGATCCAGTCGAGGTAAAAATCTGCGCAAATGCATGTCGATGTTCCGGATGTGGACGGGTTATCCCACACATCAAGATTCTGTCGGCACGGATGTATAATGAGTGTTTCATGCAGGATCAGTATAGTATTTTTCCAGTACTGATCGCCACGCATGTAGTATAATCATCGCATGATATCTCTTGAAGGAAGATGTACCGTGGTTACCGGAGGTGCGATGGGTGTCGGTCTGGCGGTGGTTCGCAGGCTGTTGCAGCATGGCTGCCGGGTGGCGATTTGGGACTACTCGGAGCAGGCACTGACAGATGTGCAGAGGGAGCTTGGGGAAAATCCGGCTCTGTTGTATATCAACTGTGATATTTCTGATCCAGCATCTGTTACATCTGCTGTTCAGGCAACCATGGCAAGGTTTGGCAGTATTGATATTCTGGTGAATAACGCAGGCACCGTGGTTTCCGGATATCTTCAGGACACCGATATGGCTCGACAACAGCAGGTCATTGATGTCAATTTTTCTGGCTTGGTTCATGCAACTACTCTGATACTTCCCAAGATGTACGCGCAGGATTTCGGGGTGATAGTCAACATTTCATCGGCAGCGGGGACACTGGGGGTTGCCCGTCAGTCGGTCTATTCCGCTGCAAAATGGGCAGTATGGGGTTTTACCGAATCACTGTGGCATGAGGTTCGCAACCAGAATAAATCTGTGCATGTTGCAAGTGTGCACCCCGGCTATATTGCTACTGGGCTGTTTGCCGGAGCCAAAATTCGCGGGTTGGGCGGCGTAATTGTGCCATTGGTAAAAAATCACGATGTGATTGCAAAGGCGATAGTTGAACAGGCAATCCGCCACCGAAAAACTGTGGTGTACCGTCCGCGTTCGGTTCGACTGGCGGTTTTGCTGCGTGGTATTTTGCCAGACCGCTGGTTTTTCCGGTTGGTTCGCCTACTGGGGATCCACCGCAGCATGGAAGGCTTCACTGGCCAGCGCGCTTGAATTGACACAATAGCCGGGGTAAAAATGTGTGCTTCCTTGAAATGTAACCGTGGCACCGATACAGAAATGCAGCTTTCTGGGCTTTACCTTCACCGCAAAGAAAATCTGCTGGACACAACGCGCCTACCAGGAATTCTTGCGAACCGTAAAGCATCTGACCCGCAGATCGTGGGGAGTGTCGATGCAGTACCGATTGTACCGACTGAAGGTGTGATAACGTATAATATCTTGCGCAATTTCAAGTTTCGATAAAAAGAAAGTCCTCAATCTGACGATTGATTAAGTACGACCCAAACCAAGTCAGAAGGAGGACCCCATGGGTAAGATTATCGAGATAAACGAGCAGGAAGTCAAAGACCATTTGGGTAATTTTGTCAGGGAGACGGTGGAGGAAACCTTGAACGCTATGCTGGAGGCAGAAGCAGAACAGCTGTGTAATGCGCAAAAACATGAGCGCAGCTCTGAGCGAACGGGGTATCGTGCCGGACATTATGATAGGAAACTGCTAACGAAAGCAGGCGAAGTGAATCTGCAGGTTCCCAAGCTGAAGAAGGTGACGTTTGAAACTGCCATTATTGAACGGTATAAGCGACGCGAGATCTCTGTTGAGGAGGCAATGGTAGAGATGTACTTGGCTGGCGTTTCTGTCAGACGTGTCGAGGATATCACCGAAGCCCTTTGGGGTGCCAAGGTCTCACCAGGAACTATCAGCAACCTCAATAAGAAAATCTACGAAGAAATTGAAAAATGGCGCAACCTGCCGTTGAAGCAGCGCTACACCTATGTCTACCTTGATGGCATCTGGATGAAACGATCCTGGGCTGGTGAAGTACGCAATGTATCCGTTCTGGTAGCCATAGGCGTTAATCAGGATGGTTTCAGGGAGATAATCGGGGTTGCCGAAGGCACCAAGGAAGACAAAGACAGCTGGCAGCGATTTCTCCGCTATTTGAAAGGCCGGGGACTGGAAACAGTGGAGATGTTTATCTCTGACAAGTCTCTGGGATTGGTAGAAGCGATACCAGAGTTTTTTCCTGATTCCCGGTGGCAGCGGTGCGTAGTGCATTTTTACCGCAATGTATTCAGCTTTGTTCCGCAGGGAAAAGTCAAAGCTGTTGCAACCATGTTGAAGGCCATTCATGCCCAGGAAAACCTGGAAGAGGCAGTCCGAAAGAAAGACCAGATTGCGAAGAAACTGATTGAAATGAAATTGTCCAAAGCAGCGGAGATCGTTCGAGAAGGTGCATTAGAAACCTTCTCGTATTATTATTTCCCGGTCGAACACTGGAAACGGATCAGGACCAATAACGGGCTTGAAAGAATCATGCGAGAAATCAGAAGGAGGACACGTGTAATCGGTTCGTTCCCTGATGGTGAGTCAGCACTGATGCTGGTTGCAGCACGACTGCGCCACATCTCGAACTCAACATGGAGTGAACGGAAATATCTGAATATGGATCTGATGATCGAGTACGATCACGATCATCAGGCATCATAACAGCAGGGTCACAGATTGATGGACGCTGAATTTGCGCAAGATATTTGACACTACCGAAGGTGTACATTCAGGGATGGATGAACTACTACGGGATATCCCGGTTCTACCGTCCGGTACAAAGTATCGATGAATGGCTGCGGCGACGGATTCGCATGCGGGGTGGTGTGGGGGCCGGTGATTAGCAGTCACCGGCTACCCGATTTAGAACTCGCTTTCTTCCTACAAATAATCAATCCATGGCTACTACTGGCCAAATTTGTTCTAACTTCGGAAGTAGCAATATGAAAATTCACCAATGCTTCATACTGTTCTTCATTCATTTTCTCAATCTCACTAGAGACAAGATGATAGTGTCCTGAAACGTTCGCAATTTGAAAAGTAAAAGGAGCCATTGGATCCTCCGAAAGGTGTAGTAGCCAAACCATACCAAAGGAGAACACACAATGGCCCCACTCAAAGCTACCGCAGATTTCGAGAAACTTCTATCCCGTTTCATAGGTGAACAGGATCCTCTGCTTGAAATGCTCAAATGGATGACCGAACAGCTCATGCGCATTGAAGCTGAAAATAAAGCCGGTGCCGTGAAAGGCGAGCATGTCGCAAATCGGACGACTCATTTCAGCGGTTCTCGTGTCAGAAGATTCGATACCCGTCTGGGCACCATGTACCTCGTCGTTCCAAAGCTGCGCAAGGGCGGGTACATTCCCTTCTTTGTAACCGAGAAGAAACGCTCGGAACAAGCACTCCTACAGGTAGTGCAGGAAGCATTTATCAACGGTGTTTCTACCCGTAAGATCGATCGCCTCGCCAAGGAGCTGGGGATTGAATCCATATCAGCCAGCCAGGTTTCTGAAATTAATAAGGGGCTGGATGAACAGGTTCAGCAATTTCGCAACCGAGAGCTGGATTCAGAATATCCAGTTATCTGGATTGATGCACTGTATGAAAAGATACGCCATGGCCAGAGAGTGCAGAATGAAGCAGTGATGGTGGTCTGTGGCCTTAATTCTGCTGGAGAGCGCGAAATACTTGCTATAGAGCCCATGGAAACTGAATCAGAGGAAACATACGCCGACCTGTTTCAGCGCTTAAAACAGCGCGGTCTCAAGCATGTATGGCTTGTGGTATCAGATGCACACCAGGGATTGAAAAATGCAATCCGATCAGAATTTGTCGGCGCATGTTGGCAACGGTGTAAAGTGCATTTCATGCGGAATGTCCTCGCCAAAGTACGCAGCAAACACAAGGAACAATTTGCAGAGCGATTAAAGCACATCTGGCTGCAGCCAGATCAAGCTACCGCGCGAAAATACGCCAAGCAGCTTATGGATGACAGGGAAGACTCTTGCTCTGATGCAGTCGAAATCCTGGATTCCGGACTTGATGACTCACTGCAGTTCTATGCCTTTGCAAAAATCGATGCACGGAAAATCTCCTCCACCAATATGCTGGAGCGATTGAACAAAGAAATCCGTCGACGATCAAAGGTGGTTGGCGTCTTTCCGTCCAGGGAGTCATACATCAGAATGGTCACCTGCTATCTGATAGAATACACCGAAGACTGGACAACCGGCAGATCGTACATTAAAAAGGAATCACTGGATGAACAGAAAGAATTCATCCTGAGAACGGTTGCGTAACCAGCCGGAGGCTGATGGCTCCAGGGTGAAATTGCAAACACGTTTGGACACTATCCAAGAATACGGGTAAACAGATTGACACACTCCTTATCTATTGAAGAAATACATGCTGCTATGGTGGCACATGGGGTGCCGAATCAGAAGCCAAAGCCACATGTTCAAGTAGAGTAAGGCAGACAAGGCCATTTTTTGCTGCTCTATATTACGTTTGTCCCAGCGAAGGAACTGATAGCAATATGCGACTATGTTCCGGTCGAGATGAGCAACGAATTGCGCGCCGAGAAATTCCAGAGTAACCAATGTCAAACATCGAGTACTTCTTCTGCTCATCATCGATTCCCAGAACTACAAAAGGATCATCCGCTTGTAACTGGAGAATTATCTTCTCGATGTAGTACTTGTCAAAGGGGAATGAAGGCACAAACAAAATATTCTTGTCCATAAAATTCTTCAAGTCTCTCAATCAAGCTAACGACTTACACAATATCCGACAAATAAGCGCCGCATCTTGGCTGTCTAGCGAAAAGCTCGCAGGATTGTTTGCTTCGGTGTGCTATGTGTTTTCTTTAAGACGCTGATTAACCCTTTTAACTAGAGCCTGATTAATTTCTGGAAGCTTTTTAGCTGGATTGCCCCATTTAATGCTGCGCTCTATTTCACCTAGCATAGGATCAACTCTATCTCTTAGCGTGAAATTCTTAAGCCTAAAGCCTCTCTTTGAATAAAGCTGTATTTCACCATTCTCTACATAGCCCACTTTTAAGAGAAGTTCTGAGAGATAAGGAATTGCTTCTATGCATTTTTTCTTTAACTCATCTGTTGAGTAGTCAAAGCAGAATTGCTCATAAACTTTAGCCACTCTGATGTTTATATGTGAATCAGAGCCGTATAGCTCTTTTGCTCTAGTTTCTGATTCTTGCAAGCTTTTTAACCGATTGCCGGGATATAGGAAAATGCTATATTTACCACCACCTTCCCTTACAGCTCGAAATGTAATGTTTTCCGAAGCGTCTATAACTCTCCCATAATTCCATGATTTGAGCATGTTAAAGGCTTCTTTTGCGACATCCTTATATTTGTATATGATTACGAAGCCTAACCCCTCCATGGTGGCAGGATCTTCCGTGATCCAGGAACTGCCTAGCACATGAGTATGCATACCTTCTGAAGGCATAGGCATTACGTGGAACACAACATACGTAAATACAAAACGATTCAAGAGAAAGGAGAGAGCAGTTAATGCAATACTAACTGGAACGGCAACCTCAAGCGGCAAAGTTACGAACGAAAGTGCGATACTTAGCAATGGCACTAAGACAAGTATTGTTCTTACTAAGGCTTTGAATTTACCGCTTACTTTGAACTTCAAACATAGCCTCCTGGTGGACACATAACGCCAAAACGTACCGGCGCACATCAGTGCGACCGAGCGCGAAGTGATGCGAATTGTTAAGCCAGACCATGGAACTTCAGCTCCCAAAACTCCAATGGCAGTTTGCCTTCAATATATTCAATCTCATTGATCAATTTTAAGATGACATCCCTTTTCGATAGCTTTCCTGCACACCATAAAATGTAGCCAAGCTCATTGATCGAATCTGCAGATCTCGCTGTTGATAATACGAACTCATCCGTCACATTTCTTCCTGCAGCGATGCTGGCAGAAAGAAATGAAACTGGGCTCTCTTCTTCAATGAAGCTAACCCGACTGAAATCAAAGCACGCTACTTTCTTTAGAGCCTCGTTCTTGATATAGAATTTAATTTTATCGGAATCCCATATTTCTTTAAAAATATCAACAATTTTCTCGGTTGATCCCACCTTGACCAAGACGGATATAGAACCTTCATCACCAAACTTTTTCCAAGCTTTGATTAGTAAGCCCTCAACATCATCGTTGTAACATGCTTCTGATATGTGATAGGCCCGCTTTCTATCCGATATGCCTTCTGAAAATATCTGCCACCGGAAAAAATCTCTTAGATCTTCTGGAGTGTAGTAGTCACGCAGTACTTTTATGGCTGTTCCAAGGGATATTCGGCGACGCCCCACAGACGAAAAGAATTCGTTCAAAAGTTTTTCGAGAAACCAAGAGGGAATAACGCCATCTTTACTCTGAGCTCGATTATTAATATGCCGAAGAAGTTTGTTTCGAACATCTGTATTGGATAGATACCTAATGAAATTTCTGCATAGATCTTCGAGATTCATTGCTAAATAGAATGCATACTCAATTCGATCTAGGCTCCTCGCTGAGCAAACATCAAGCTCTTTGTAAAAATGTTTGATTATGTCTTCCATGCTTCACTCATTGGGGCTTAACGTCATGGCTGTGCGGAAGTGGTAAACTGTACGTACGAGCCAATTGTTCAGCCGCGCTACTTTCCGAACATCTTCAAGACCGCAATACTAGAAGCAATATTTAGCAGCAGTGCAACGCCGCCATTGAAGATGAACGAACGTATCTTCGAGTTGTTCTTTTTTCGATACTTCTCAATCGAGTTGGCATCACCATTTGTCAGTTGAAACGGGGTAAAGATACCATATTCGTTGATGGCTGAGTAGCATTGGTCAGCTAGATACTTGCTTAATCTAATTCCTAAAATAACCCCAAGTCCGCTGATTAACAGCCACTGGAGTCCCGCGACAAAAGACGCAGGGCTTAATTGAGTTTCCGCAGTCGGTACAAATACCGGTGCAAGAAAAAAGGCTGTAGCGGTTAGCATGATCGGAATCGAGTAGTTCACAGCCCTGGCTATCAGTTTGTCGTACTTATCCAACTCTGAAAACCAAGAACCAGGAATTGTGGGTTCCGGCAACGATTCGTTCCACTTGGCCACAACGTCAATCAATTCATCCGCAAGCCGGTGAGATATAAAGTCGACACGGGCAACGCACATGCCAAGACGACTTTTCATATCGTCATCGTCAAGGTCTTGTGACATCAGCATATGAAGCACATCGCGGGGGTTCGGTGCCTTCGATAGTTTCACAACAAGCGTGTGTCTTTGGGCTACTCTATAATCGTCCAAATTAATCATGAAGTCCCAGCGCAGGGTGATTTCTTGAGTAACATTTGCTATCTTCCAGTTGAAGTCTTGGAACTCAGCCCATGTACCGAACTGGATTATTTCCTTTTTCGCAAACTTAAGAGTAACGCTGGTAATGGTTTGATCAATCTGATGAAGTTTTAGCTTCTCGACAACCAGCTCATTCAGGTAGTCGACATCCTCTGGGCCAATACAGATCTTTCGACTGAAAAGCTTAGTCTTTGAATCAGGGCGACCAGCGAAGAGGTAAAACATTGCCTTGAATGCTTCTTTAGGAACGGCGGCGACGACCTGCTCCGGCCGTTTCATGAGTCCGGTTTTATCGCGCTTATCACTGTTGAGTTCTTTGCTCATCAATACTCCTCCTTGTGGCGATCGCTGTACACTGGAGCAAACCGAAGCGTGTTATCCGTCATTTGTAGTGGCCCTGATAGAAACTTATGCAGGCTTGAAACCCCTAAATCAATCCTATCCTTGACCTGACGAACAAAACTGCCCTCGATAATATCTACAGCCAATGCTGGTATCCTAAATCTGCCTTATTGTTAATCTCGGAAACACATAACATCTTCTCTCTCCGGTTTCCCCCGTTCAATGCATATACCCGCTACGAACAATAACCGGTTCCCTGATATCTGTTCCCAGTCAGGCAAAATCCGCCCAATGGCCACATTTGCTCTTGATACCGCAGTATATGCAGTTTTCTCCTGAACGCAAATTCTCGTTCGTTCTGATGCCCGATGCATATTAACACAGTAGTAATCAGTAGGAGAGCAGGATGAAAACAGTCGAGAACCTTGCGGATTTTATGACCTATCTGACTACCAACCTGGGCATGGATGCAGGCAGATCCGAATGGAGCTGCTATTGGGTAGAGCGATTCTTGCAGAACAACGATTTGCCGGCACCAGGGCAACGTAAAGAGTCATTGCGCACTTTTCTGCACGCAGTGGCACAAACCAAGCCGGATCATGTGGTGCAGTATGCGAATGAGGCACTGCAGCGCTGGTTTTTATTCCTCGACGTTTGCGGCGGGAGCACCAACAACGCAGGAGATGACGATTGGCAGCGCTGGCGCGAGTACACCAGTGGCCTTACCCAGCGGGTGCGTGAGGTGCTTCGGCTGAAACACCGTGCCTACCGTACCGAGCAAACCTATCTGGGTTGGCTGGCACGCTTTTTCTCGTTTCTGGAAGCACATCGCGGGTTTCCTGGCAAAGATCAGATTGATGTCGATGACCTGCGAGCCTGGCTCAGTTGGCTTGCTGCCGAAAAACAGGTGGCCGCCGGCACCCAGAATCAGGCGCTGAACGCCTTGCTGCCGTTGTACCGGTCGGTACTCGGGCTGGAGATCCAAGGGCTTGATACCACGCTGCGTGCCAAGCCAACCCGACGGTTGCCGGTCGTGTTCACCCGCCCGGAGATTGCTGCGGTATTCTCCCGGCTGCCGCTGCCATATCGCCTGATGGTGCAGCTGATCTATGGTGGCGGCCTGCGGCTGGAAGAATGCCTGAGCCTTCGTGTCAAGGATCTGGATTTCTCCAATGCATTTCTGACCGTTCGCTGCGGCAAGGGAGACAAGGATCGAATCACCCTGTTTCCCGAGATACTGCACGAGCCTGTGCGTACCCACCTGCAGGAGCAGCGGATCGTCTGGGAGCGTGATCGCCGTAACGCGGATCCCGGGGTCTCGGTACCGCACGGGCTGCGCCGGAAATATCCGGGGCTTTCCAGGGAATGGGGATGGTTCTGGTTATTTCCAGCCTCCGGTTTCTGTAACGATCCACGCAGTGGAGAGCGTGTGCGATGGCACATCCATCCCTCCGTGCTGCAAAAGCAGGTCAAGATTGCGCTCCGTGCTGCAGGGATTGCCAAACACGCTTCGGTACACACCTTTCGGCACAGTTTTGCGACTCACCTGGTCGAGGATGGGTATGACATTCGAATCGTTCAGGATCTGTTTGGGCACGCCAATCTGCAAACTACCATGATCTATACCCACGTCGCGGCCAGAAACAAGCTGGGGGTACGCAGCCCGTTGCAGGGCTTGTTGTGACTGGTGCCTGTGCTCAATCCGGATGCAGTGATGATGTGGGGTGGTGCGGGATACACCGGGGTCCGGGCACGCGGGGTGGTGGTGCCGGCTGCAGCGGGATTGAGCAGAGGCATCTGCCCACCCGGCGAACCTGGCGTGGGGGTTTGCGGCTGCATTGTACCGTGACAGTCTAACATGATATTGGAGAAATGCAACCGGAAATTGATGGTTGTTTTGGAGATAAAAAGCTGTGCTGTGAGTCAGCTTGCGGGTGTCTCACTACGAAGATCGAGTGAGTTTTCGCTGTGCTGCCGAGGAGGCACTCAGGGCGGTAACGGTAAGCAGGATGATGGCCATGCCCGCGAGCTGCGATATGGTGAGCTGCTGCTGCAGTACCAGAAAACCGAACAGCGAGGCGGTGACCGGTTCTACCATGGCCACCACGGCGGCGACGGCTGGTGCGGTGGTGTGCAGGCCAGCGATATACAGCACAAACGATATTCCTGCGCCGACAACCCCGAGGGTAACAAACAGGGGCCATTCGGGGGCGGTGAGTGCGGTTGGCAGCTGGACGGGATCGCCGAGCCACACCAGGGTCAGGACCAGTACGCTAAAGGCCAGCGCCAGGATGGTGTGCGGGCTGGCATAGGGGGCGGCATATTTGAACCCGAAGATGAAGACGGCGTAGGACACCCCGGCCAGCAGTCCGGCGATGATGCCTGTCAGGGTGATGTCGTCGGCATCGGCCTGGTACACCCGGGTCAGCAGGATAATCCCGCACAGTACCCCGACTATGGCAAGCCATTTCCGCGGTGAGGGGTGTTCCAGCTTGAGGGCGAAGGATACGAGGTAGACAAACACCGGGGCGCAGTACATAAGGGTGGCGGCAACCGCGACACTGCCTTCGGCAATACTCACATTGTATAATGCAAAGTTACCGGCGACGCCGAGCCCGGCTATGGCCGACCAGAACCACACTCGCCGATCCTTGAGCCCGCC comes from the Spirochaeta africana DSM 8902 genome and includes:
- a CDS encoding helix-turn-helix domain-containing protein; translation: MKHSLYIRADRILMCGITRPHPEHRHAFAQIFTSTGSEPGSLDVQIIAPNCLHGLESGGDPYFSLLFDPSSEIGFLLRKHYLKSSDSPIIRISLPDPGFSLPGLVECSISSVLLDASDQLVRQLGCAPASAKIPRDDRIQRVVLRMQEPDGWGLSAAEAAQIACLSTSRFLAVFKQYTGLPYRNYLLMQKLIRGIHLLNRSASFTEAALAAGFSDSAHFTRTFTHSTGMNLKEVFKNSQFIQVFYDLPL
- a CDS encoding alpha/beta fold hydrolase translates to MNITLTHNDHRIHVQASIDNPSAPNIIYLMTPVVSVSHELSQGFMSGLTEGGCNIFAIDFPGIGRSEGSSREIRYETMAGSMLSLIMYIQENYSANIHLYGGTGTGGIIGQALAMDSRIAPHIRSFSQFGAAIYRDSSPLADTRLLRIAYPLIQLIARIAPGTRLPFRLPEYHGLHAAEEDQWYKTIMQQYPGTFDLSFSLIASLCFLILGSASPLRNQLGCPTLVIASTEDRYFSRGYLQQYYDSLPCKKHLVWIASSHLAFVWNAEEINQAVLEWVHAH
- a CDS encoding DMT family transporter → MYWRSPFLSTASVVLAAFCWGLAGGIGALLMTRGWDPFVVAFYRGAIGLLCILIWQAVRPQPGGLKDRRVWFWSAIAGLGVAGNFALYNVSIAEGSVAVAATLMYCAPVFVYLVSFALKLEHPSPRKWLAIVGVLCGIILLTRVYQADADDITLTGIIAGLLAGVSYAVFIFGFKYAAPYASPHTILALAFSVLVLTLVWLGDPVQLPTALTAPEWPLFVTLGVVGAGISFVLYIAGLHTTAPAVAAVVAMVEPVTASLFGFLVLQQQLTISQLAGMAIILLTVTALSASSAAQRKLTRSS
- a CDS encoding IS256 family transposase, translating into MAPLKATADFEKLLSRFIGEQDPLLEMLKWMTEQLMRIEAENKAGAVKGEHVANRTTHFSGSRVRRFDTRLGTMYLVVPKLRKGGYIPFFVTEKKRSEQALLQVVQEAFINGVSTRKIDRLAKELGIESISASQVSEINKGLDEQVQQFRNRELDSEYPVIWIDALYEKIRHGQRVQNEAVMVVCGLNSAGEREILAIEPMETESEETYADLFQRLKQRGLKHVWLVVSDAHQGLKNAIRSEFVGACWQRCKVHFMRNVLAKVRSKHKEQFAERLKHIWLQPDQATARKYAKQLMDDREDSCSDAVEILDSGLDDSLQFYAFAKIDARKISSTNMLERLNKEIRRRSKVVGVFPSRESYIRMVTCYLIEYTEDWTTGRSYIKKESLDEQKEFILRTVA
- a CDS encoding IS256 family transposase, with amino-acid sequence MGKIIEINEQEVKDHLGNFVRETVEETLNAMLEAEAEQLCNAQKHERSSERTGYRAGHYDRKLLTKAGEVNLQVPKLKKVTFETAIIERYKRREISVEEAMVEMYLAGVSVRRVEDITEALWGAKVSPGTISNLNKKIYEEIEKWRNLPLKQRYTYVYLDGIWMKRSWAGEVRNVSVLVAIGVNQDGFREIIGVAEGTKEDKDSWQRFLRYLKGRGLETVEMFISDKSLGLVEAIPEFFPDSRWQRCVVHFYRNVFSFVPQGKVKAVATMLKAIHAQENLEEAVRKKDQIAKKLIEMKLSKAAEIVREGALETFSYYYFPVEHWKRIRTNNGLERIMREIRRRTRVIGSFPDGESALMLVAARLRHISNSTWSERKYLNMDLMIEYDHDHQAS
- a CDS encoding group II intron maturase-specific domain-containing protein; this translates as MYIQGWMNYYGISRFYRPVQSIDEWLRRRIRMRGGVGAGD
- a CDS encoding integron integrase yields the protein MKTVENLADFMTYLTTNLGMDAGRSEWSCYWVERFLQNNDLPAPGQRKESLRTFLHAVAQTKPDHVVQYANEALQRWFLFLDVCGGSTNNAGDDDWQRWREYTSGLTQRVREVLRLKHRAYRTEQTYLGWLARFFSFLEAHRGFPGKDQIDVDDLRAWLSWLAAEKQVAAGTQNQALNALLPLYRSVLGLEIQGLDTTLRAKPTRRLPVVFTRPEIAAVFSRLPLPYRLMVQLIYGGGLRLEECLSLRVKDLDFSNAFLTVRCGKGDKDRITLFPEILHEPVRTHLQEQRIVWERDRRNADPGVSVPHGLRRKYPGLSREWGWFWLFPASGFCNDPRSGERVRWHIHPSVLQKQVKIALRAAGIAKHASVHTFRHSFATHLVEDGYDIRIVQDLFGHANLQTTMIYTHVAARNKLGVRSPLQGLL
- a CDS encoding SDR family NAD(P)-dependent oxidoreductase; the encoded protein is MVRRLLQHGCRVAIWDYSEQALTDVQRELGENPALLYINCDISDPASVTSAVQATMARFGSIDILVNNAGTVVSGYLQDTDMARQQQVIDVNFSGLVHATTLILPKMYAQDFGVIVNISSAAGTLGVARQSVYSAAKWAVWGFTESLWHEVRNQNKSVHVASVHPGYIATGLFAGAKIRGLGGVIVPLVKNHDVIAKAIVEQAIRHRKTVVYRPRSVRLAVLLRGILPDRWFFRLVRLLGIHRSMEGFTGQRA